Proteins found in one Maridesulfovibrio sp. genomic segment:
- a CDS encoding MATE family efflux transporter: protein MTQKHPFEIKPNRTLLTLAIPVLFSMVAEPVTGLVDTAFVAKLGPEALSSLGIGTMVFSSVFWIFGFLGIGTQTEVAHALGKGDIERASSLGWMAAGISAAVGFALILFVYPFLSNIASLMGGENSVRDLAVDYMRYRLLGAPAVLVVLACFGSLRGYQDMSSPLWIAVGMNLINVVLDWCLVFGTGPFPEMGVGGAALASAVSQWIGAVWAVLVVRKHYGFNTGFRIADARRLFVIGGDMFVRTGCVCLFLLLCTRFATKAGAESGAAHQAIRQFYVFLALFLDAFAISGQSLVGYFVGRAERLTARKVAALVCKWSFGTGILLTIIMYIGKQPVEWLLVPEEAASVFAPAWLAVTFLQPINSLSFATDGIHLGTGDFRYLRNAMLAAVLISSGVLVVVDWLQPQHMLFWIWIVAGLWTSLRALFGMIRIWPGIGNGPLALN from the coding sequence ATGACTCAAAAACATCCTTTTGAAATTAAACCGAACCGGACATTGCTGACTCTGGCGATTCCGGTTCTTTTCTCTATGGTCGCCGAACCTGTTACCGGACTTGTGGACACTGCCTTTGTCGCCAAACTAGGCCCGGAAGCTCTTTCTTCACTGGGTATCGGAACGATGGTTTTCTCGTCCGTATTCTGGATTTTCGGTTTTCTGGGAATCGGTACCCAGACCGAAGTCGCTCATGCTTTAGGCAAGGGCGATATAGAACGGGCATCATCACTCGGCTGGATGGCGGCGGGTATTTCAGCTGCGGTAGGTTTTGCTCTGATTCTTTTCGTTTATCCTTTTTTGAGCAATATAGCGTCATTAATGGGCGGCGAAAACAGTGTTCGGGATCTGGCTGTAGATTACATGCGCTATCGGCTGCTGGGCGCTCCGGCTGTGTTGGTGGTTCTGGCCTGTTTCGGATCTTTGCGCGGATATCAGGATATGAGTTCCCCGCTTTGGATTGCCGTGGGCATGAACCTCATCAATGTTGTGCTCGACTGGTGTCTTGTTTTCGGTACGGGACCTTTCCCGGAGATGGGCGTAGGAGGAGCAGCGCTGGCTAGTGCTGTCAGCCAGTGGATAGGCGCAGTCTGGGCGGTGTTGGTAGTTCGCAAACATTATGGCTTCAATACCGGGTTCAGAATTGCGGATGCCCGCAGGCTGTTTGTTATCGGCGGAGATATGTTTGTGCGTACCGGGTGCGTCTGTTTATTTCTGCTGCTTTGTACCCGCTTTGCGACCAAGGCCGGAGCTGAATCCGGCGCAGCGCATCAGGCTATCCGCCAATTTTATGTTTTTCTGGCTCTTTTTCTGGATGCGTTCGCTATCAGCGGCCAATCACTGGTTGGCTATTTTGTTGGTCGTGCGGAACGTTTAACGGCTCGGAAGGTTGCCGCACTCGTCTGCAAATGGAGTTTCGGTACCGGGATTTTGCTGACCATCATAATGTATATTGGAAAGCAGCCCGTTGAATGGCTGCTGGTACCGGAGGAAGCTGCCTCTGTTTTTGCTCCCGCATGGTTGGCGGTCACTTTTTTACAGCCCATAAATTCGCTTTCCTTTGCCACAGACGGAATTCATCTCGGAACCGGTGATTTTCGCTATTTGCGTAACGCCATGCTCGCGGCTGTTCTTATAAGTTCCGGTGTTCTTGTTGTCGTTGATTGGCTTCAACCACAGCATATGCTCTTCTGGATCTGGATAGTGGCCGGATTGTGGACCAGTTTACGGGCTCTGTTCGGCATGATCCGTATCTGGCCGGGGATCGGGAATGGGCCGCTAGCTTTAAACTGA
- the trmFO gene encoding methylenetetrahydrofolate--tRNA-(uracil(54)-C(5))-methyltransferase (FADH(2)-oxidizing) TrmFO, with amino-acid sequence MDKIAVIGGGLAGCECAMQLAKAEVPVVLFEMKPEKYSEAHHLSGLAELVCSNSLRSGELNTAIGVLKKEMEALDSVLMKAAMQARVPAGSALAVDREVFSGLVTEEIEKNEFITVVRREITSLDDPELEDFSKIVVCAGPLASEGLTESLISRIGEQRLYFYDAIAPIVSRDSVNMDVAFYGSRYKPEDDDYLNCPMTEEQYNCFIKELKEGERVVPREFEKEIHFEGCLPIEEMADRGDMTLAFGPLKPVGLIDPRTEEQAYAVVQLRAENKEKTAFNLVGFQTKLKYPEQKRIFRMIPGLEDVEFLRMGSIHRNTYVNAPEVLDKKLALKADPRIHLAGQITGVEGYLESAACGLWVGLMLAEQIKGKELPAPPPETSMGALLGHLREKKKNFQPSNVQFGLMPALKKRAPKRVRKELYGKRAMEIFEAWYQENIK; translated from the coding sequence GTGGATAAAATCGCAGTAATCGGTGGTGGATTGGCCGGGTGTGAATGTGCAATGCAGCTTGCGAAAGCCGAAGTTCCGGTAGTTCTTTTTGAAATGAAGCCTGAGAAATATTCTGAGGCCCACCATCTGTCCGGTCTGGCTGAACTTGTTTGTTCCAATTCCCTGCGTTCCGGTGAACTGAATACCGCCATCGGAGTGCTCAAAAAGGAAATGGAAGCGCTTGATTCAGTGCTGATGAAGGCGGCTATGCAGGCCCGTGTCCCTGCCGGTTCCGCCCTTGCCGTTGACCGCGAGGTCTTTTCCGGCCTTGTTACCGAAGAAATCGAGAAGAATGAATTCATCACCGTGGTTCGCAGGGAGATTACGTCCCTTGATGACCCTGAGCTCGAAGATTTTTCAAAGATCGTTGTCTGCGCCGGGCCTCTTGCATCCGAAGGGCTTACTGAGAGCCTCATCTCCAGAATCGGTGAACAGCGTTTATATTTTTACGATGCAATCGCGCCTATAGTCAGCCGTGATTCCGTGAACATGGATGTCGCCTTTTACGGTTCACGCTACAAACCTGAGGATGATGATTACCTGAATTGCCCAATGACCGAGGAGCAGTACAATTGTTTCATCAAAGAACTCAAAGAAGGCGAGCGGGTGGTTCCCCGTGAATTTGAGAAGGAAATCCATTTTGAAGGCTGTCTGCCTATTGAAGAAATGGCTGACCGCGGCGATATGACACTTGCTTTCGGTCCGCTTAAGCCTGTTGGGCTTATTGATCCGCGCACTGAAGAGCAGGCTTACGCCGTTGTTCAGCTGCGTGCCGAAAACAAGGAAAAGACCGCGTTCAACCTCGTAGGATTTCAGACTAAACTTAAGTACCCGGAACAGAAACGTATTTTCCGTATGATTCCGGGTCTTGAAGATGTGGAATTTCTGCGCATGGGCTCCATTCATCGAAATACTTATGTAAATGCCCCCGAAGTTCTGGACAAAAAACTGGCGTTAAAAGCTGACCCTCGTATTCATCTTGCCGGACAGATTACCGGTGTGGAAGGTTATCTCGAATCAGCGGCCTGCGGCCTCTGGGTAGGTCTTATGCTTGCCGAACAGATCAAGGGGAAAGAATTACCCGCACCGCCGCCGGAAACATCCATGGGTGCATTACTCGGACATCTGCGTGAAAAGAAAAAGAATTTTCAGCCATCCAACGTACAGTTCGGATTAATGCCTGCCTTGAAAAAACGCGCACCGAAACGGGTTCGCAAAGAATTGTATGGCAAAAGAGCAATGGAAATATTTGAAGCCTGGTATCAGGAAAATATAAAATAA
- a CDS encoding sirohydrochlorin cobaltochelatase: MQYRFGDKSKFIPAFLLVCFLLIPSLALAGHGEAKPVKKGILLAAFGSSMPQAHASFDAIDKAVKKAFPGVPVRWAYSSAIIRGILAKEGRNIDSPAMAMTKMMEEGFTHVAVQSLHTIPGEEFCGISETVKAFEGMPKGISKVTVGKPLLYSNEDMQRTVKAIIANIPKDRKAKDAVVLMGHGTPHAANIYYPASQDYFSKVDPMIFVGTVEGTPTLDDVKKLLKKSKAKKVYLMPYMSVAGDHARNDMAGDEDDSWKSELTKQGYKCVPVLKGSAEFPQVVDIWVDHLKVAFKHLGDH, encoded by the coding sequence ATGCAGTACCGTTTTGGGGACAAATCCAAGTTCATCCCCGCATTTCTTCTGGTTTGTTTTCTTCTGATTCCTTCACTAGCTCTGGCCGGTCACGGTGAAGCTAAACCTGTTAAAAAAGGTATACTGCTCGCTGCTTTCGGTTCCAGTATGCCGCAGGCCCATGCTTCTTTTGACGCCATCGACAAGGCTGTTAAAAAGGCTTTTCCCGGTGTTCCTGTCCGTTGGGCCTATTCATCCGCTATTATCAGGGGGATTCTGGCAAAAGAAGGCCGTAATATCGATTCCCCGGCTATGGCTATGACCAAAATGATGGAAGAAGGTTTCACCCATGTTGCCGTGCAGTCCCTGCATACAATTCCCGGTGAAGAGTTCTGCGGAATTTCCGAAACAGTGAAAGCTTTTGAAGGAATGCCCAAAGGCATAAGCAAAGTCACTGTAGGTAAGCCCCTGCTTTACTCCAATGAAGACATGCAGCGCACAGTGAAAGCAATAATCGCCAATATTCCCAAGGATCGTAAGGCCAAGGATGCTGTAGTGCTCATGGGACACGGCACCCCGCATGCCGCGAACATCTACTACCCCGCTTCTCAGGATTATTTCTCAAAAGTTGATCCTATGATATTTGTAGGTACGGTTGAAGGTACTCCTACCCTTGATGATGTAAAAAAACTGCTCAAGAAAAGTAAAGCCAAAAAAGTCTACCTCATGCCTTACATGTCCGTTGCCGGTGACCATGCCCGTAACGATATGGCCGGAGATGAAGATGATTCATGGAAATCAGAGCTGACCAAGCAGGGCTACAAATGTGTTCCCGTATTGAAAGGGTCCGCTGAATTCCCTCAGGTTGTGGACATCTGGGTTGACCACCTTAAAGTTGCTTTCAAACATCTTGGTGATCATTAG
- a CDS encoding aspartate-semialdehyde dehydrogenase, with the protein MSTKNPRVAVVGATGAVGREMLKVLEQRDFPASEVVPFSSARSAGTKVPYKGEELTVIELKEDSFEGFDIALFSAGGSTSEKFAPLAAKAGCVVVDNSSAWRMDPKVPLVVPEVNPEDLDWHPGIIANPNCSTIQMVVALKPIHDAAKIKRIVVSTYQAVSGTGQKAITELETQVSRLFNGKDVIPSAYPHQIAFNCLPHIDVFMDNGYTKEEMKMVNETKKIMGDDSIKLTATTVRVPVFYSHSESVNIETEKKVTVEECRNLLSNFPSITVMDFPEKNLYPMAIDCAGEDDVYVGRIREDETIENGLNLWIVSDNIRKGAALNTVQIAETLIARDLVRVK; encoded by the coding sequence ATGAGTACCAAAAATCCCAGAGTTGCTGTTGTAGGAGCCACAGGCGCGGTTGGACGTGAAATGCTCAAAGTTCTTGAGCAGCGCGACTTCCCCGCATCCGAAGTTGTACCTTTTTCTTCCGCACGTTCCGCCGGAACCAAAGTTCCTTACAAAGGTGAAGAGCTGACCGTTATCGAGCTGAAAGAAGATTCCTTTGAAGGTTTCGATATTGCTCTTTTCTCCGCAGGCGGCAGTACCTCCGAAAAATTCGCTCCCCTTGCAGCCAAAGCAGGTTGCGTTGTGGTCGATAACTCCAGTGCATGGAGAATGGACCCCAAAGTTCCCCTCGTTGTTCCTGAAGTCAACCCGGAAGATCTTGACTGGCATCCCGGCATCATCGCCAACCCCAACTGTTCCACAATCCAGATGGTTGTTGCGCTGAAACCCATCCACGATGCCGCGAAGATCAAACGCATTGTAGTTTCCACTTATCAGGCTGTTTCCGGAACAGGACAGAAAGCCATCACCGAACTGGAAACTCAGGTCAGCAGACTTTTTAATGGTAAAGACGTTATCCCCAGTGCATACCCGCACCAGATAGCCTTCAACTGTCTGCCGCACATCGATGTTTTCATGGATAATGGTTACACTAAAGAAGAAATGAAGATGGTCAACGAAACCAAGAAAATCATGGGTGACGACTCCATCAAACTGACAGCCACCACTGTCCGTGTGCCTGTTTTCTACAGCCACTCCGAATCAGTTAACATCGAAACTGAAAAGAAAGTAACAGTTGAGGAATGCCGCAACCTGCTTTCCAATTTCCCCAGTATAACCGTAATGGATTTTCCTGAAAAGAATCTCTATCCTATGGCTATCGACTGCGCGGGCGAAGATGATGTTTACGTAGGACGTATCCGTGAAGATGAAACCATCGAGAACGGCCTTAATCTGTGGATCGTTTCCGATAATATCCGTAAGGGCGCAGCACTCAACACAGTACAGATCGCCGAGACCCTGATTGCCCGTGATCTGGTCCGTGTAAAATAA
- a CDS encoding iron ABC transporter permease codes for MEFSGNRRTQAVIILAVLVPVSIFAACLFGAYNAEPAQVLAVFNSALGIGAVKVEKALSFIIIDLRLSRVCLSFLVGMSLAVAGTVYQGILRNPLADPFTLGVSSGAAFGASLAIFSGSTILGAQLWSRFGNMFLPLAALGGAMAALGAVLMLGRIGGRLRRETMVLAGIVVATFLSALISLLKSLDEDSVTSIVFWIMGSFQGRGWSHVQLFLPYFVAGMIPLVYYSRELDILSLGETQARHLGMDVSRVRMALLVGSGLLTGAAVAVSGIIGFVGLIVPHLVRMFQGAEHRPLLVSSSLLGGLLLVWSDVIARSLLTGGEELPVGVVTALLGGPFFCIVLRSGFKGGSS; via the coding sequence ATGGAATTTTCAGGCAATAGGAGGACACAGGCTGTAATAATCCTTGCTGTGCTTGTGCCTGTTTCCATTTTTGCCGCCTGTCTTTTCGGGGCTTACAATGCCGAACCTGCGCAGGTTCTGGCGGTTTTTAACTCTGCCCTTGGAATCGGAGCCGTGAAGGTCGAAAAGGCTCTGTCTTTTATCATCATAGATCTGCGGCTGAGCCGGGTCTGCCTGTCATTTCTGGTGGGCATGTCGCTTGCTGTGGCCGGGACTGTTTATCAGGGAATTCTGCGTAACCCGTTGGCCGATCCGTTTACTCTAGGAGTGAGTAGCGGCGCTGCTTTCGGAGCCAGTCTGGCTATCTTTTCCGGTTCCACCATACTAGGTGCGCAGCTCTGGAGCAGGTTCGGGAATATGTTCCTGCCGCTTGCCGCCCTTGGCGGAGCGATGGCAGCTCTCGGTGCGGTGCTCATGCTGGGCCGTATAGGCGGAAGATTGCGTCGTGAAACCATGGTTCTGGCCGGCATTGTAGTGGCTACTTTTCTGTCTGCTTTGATTTCACTGCTCAAGTCCCTTGATGAGGATTCCGTAACTTCCATAGTCTTTTGGATTATGGGCAGTTTTCAAGGTCGTGGATGGAGTCATGTTCAGCTTTTTCTGCCGTATTTTGTCGCGGGGATGATTCCGCTGGTTTATTATTCCCGGGAGCTTGATATTCTTTCGCTGGGGGAGACTCAGGCGCGTCATCTGGGCATGGATGTTTCCAGAGTTCGTATGGCCTTGCTTGTCGGGTCCGGTCTTTTGACCGGAGCGGCGGTGGCTGTGTCCGGGATTATCGGCTTCGTAGGGCTGATTGTTCCTCATCTGGTGCGTATGTTTCAAGGCGCGGAGCACAGGCCGCTGCTCGTTTCATCATCCCTGCTGGGTGGGTTGCTGCTGGTTTGGTCCGATGTCATCGCCCGCTCGCTGCTTACCGGCGGAGAGGAGCTGCCCGTGGGGGTTGTGACCGCTCTGCTGGGTGGACCGTTTTTCTGTATTGTTCTGCGTTCCGGTTTTAAGGGAGGCAGCTCATGA
- a CDS encoding ABC transporter ATP-binding protein, whose protein sequence is MISITNLRAGYAGREVLHGLNIDFTGGSMTAVLGPNGSGKTTLVSSISGVLKPLDGCVEIEGRLVDSYHPRELAGLMAVLPQRVDPVFGLTVKSMVMMGRYAHGSGFFGYDAEDEKICAEAIKQVGISHLAQRSVVELSGGEFQRVLMARTVAQQARIMVLDEASSGVDVAGKIELFDLLKKMNREGAAVICVIHDLNLAALYFERLVFLSRGNVVLDGSPEEVITEENISNVYETSVAVVRHPKLRVPQVLFSPAAD, encoded by the coding sequence ATGATCAGTATTACGAATCTGCGGGCAGGATATGCAGGGCGTGAAGTTCTGCACGGGCTGAACATTGATTTCACCGGCGGTTCAATGACTGCGGTCCTCGGACCTAACGGCAGCGGCAAGACAACTCTCGTATCGTCAATTTCAGGTGTCCTTAAACCTTTGGACGGCTGTGTTGAAATTGAAGGCAGGCTTGTTGATTCGTATCATCCCCGAGAATTGGCCGGTTTAATGGCCGTTCTGCCGCAACGGGTTGACCCGGTTTTCGGGTTGACCGTTAAATCAATGGTGATGATGGGACGCTATGCCCATGGTTCCGGTTTTTTCGGTTACGACGCGGAGGATGAAAAAATCTGCGCTGAGGCTATCAAACAGGTCGGAATCAGTCATTTGGCTCAGCGGTCGGTGGTCGAGCTTTCCGGCGGTGAATTCCAGCGGGTTCTCATGGCCCGCACGGTTGCCCAGCAGGCCCGAATAATGGTTTTGGATGAGGCTTCTTCCGGGGTTGATGTTGCCGGTAAGATTGAACTTTTCGATCTTCTGAAAAAAATGAACCGGGAAGGGGCGGCCGTAATCTGCGTGATCCATGACCTGAATCTTGCGGCGCTTTATTTTGAACGGCTGGTTTTCCTGTCCAGGGGAAATGTGGTTTTGGACGGTTCGCCTGAGGAAGTAATCACAGAGGAGAATATTTCAAATGTATATGAAACGTCCGTTGCGGTTGTTCGGCATCCAAAGCTCCGTGTTCCGCAGGTTCTTTTTTCTCCTGCTGCTGATTAG
- the cobI gene encoding precorrin-2 C(20)-methyltransferase, with protein MSNSGKIYGIGVGPGDSDLLTVRAVRTLEKADVVFAASSTKNEYSHSLEIASEFIRDNCEVVKLGYPMTRDKSVLKEAWEENCRIAVKHLEGGKNAAFLTLGDPLIYSTFGYMMQTMRRIYPEVEFEVIPGITSYQAAAARSQQVLVESGQNLLLTSGVADPEKFADSLESVDNAVILKAYRNFPELRDTVNKMDKMDVKFYTRLGLEGEAIYPDINEVPDKTTYLSLMLLTARK; from the coding sequence ATGAGCAATTCTGGAAAAATATATGGAATCGGGGTCGGCCCCGGTGATTCTGATCTGCTGACCGTACGTGCAGTACGTACGCTTGAAAAAGCTGATGTGGTTTTTGCCGCGTCTTCCACCAAGAATGAATATTCGCATTCGCTTGAAATCGCTTCTGAATTTATACGTGATAACTGCGAAGTGGTTAAGCTTGGTTATCCCATGACCCGTGATAAGAGCGTTCTTAAAGAGGCTTGGGAAGAAAACTGTCGCATAGCGGTTAAGCATCTGGAGGGCGGTAAAAATGCTGCGTTCCTGACCCTTGGTGATCCGCTGATTTATTCTACTTTCGGGTACATGATGCAGACTATGAGACGTATCTACCCTGAAGTTGAATTCGAGGTTATCCCCGGTATTACATCCTATCAGGCTGCGGCTGCAAGATCGCAGCAGGTGCTCGTGGAATCCGGTCAGAACCTGCTGCTTACATCCGGGGTTGCCGATCCAGAGAAGTTTGCGGATTCCTTGGAGAGCGTGGACAATGCCGTCATTCTCAAAGCTTATCGCAACTTTCCTGAACTGCGCGATACAGTTAATAAAATGGATAAGATGGATGTAAAATTCTATACCCGCCTCGGCCTTGAAGGGGAGGCAATTTACCCGGACATCAATGAGGTCCCGGATAAAACAACTTATCTTTCACTTATGTTGCTGACTGCCAGAAAGTAG
- a CDS encoding ABC transporter ATP-binding protein, which yields MTAPILKIKNLTTSFATPGGIIKAVDNASLDLGQGETLAIVGESGCGKTVLSLSVMGLIPDPPGRITAGQVIYRDQDLVTLSEEEMQKIRGNRLSMIFQEPMTSLNPVFKIGDQISETLRLHKRMDKKQALEAAVDALKLVGIPNPHKRINNFPHELSGGMRQRVMIAMALVCSPEILIADEPTTALDVTIQAQILRLLDELKHKMNGSLMLITHDLGVVARVATRVTVMYAGQVVESASISELFKEPLHPYTEGLLNSVPRLGCKEDLTPIPGNVPALQNLPQGCSFHPRCKRAFDLCREQKPRLLNIENRQVRCWLHA from the coding sequence ATGACCGCACCAATCTTAAAAATCAAGAATCTGACTACATCTTTCGCCACTCCGGGCGGGATCATCAAGGCTGTGGATAATGCCAGTCTGGACTTAGGGCAAGGAGAAACTTTAGCCATTGTCGGTGAATCAGGCTGCGGCAAGACGGTTTTATCCCTCTCGGTGATGGGTCTTATCCCCGATCCCCCGGGACGTATAACGGCTGGGCAGGTGATATACCGCGATCAGGATCTTGTGACGCTATCCGAAGAGGAAATGCAGAAAATTCGCGGCAACCGGCTGTCCATGATTTTTCAGGAACCCATGACCTCGCTCAACCCGGTTTTCAAAATCGGGGATCAGATCAGCGAAACACTGCGCCTGCATAAAAGAATGGATAAGAAACAGGCTCTAGAAGCAGCAGTGGACGCCCTTAAGCTGGTCGGCATTCCCAATCCTCATAAAAGGATTAATAATTTCCCCCATGAACTAAGCGGAGGCATGCGTCAGCGGGTAATGATCGCCATGGCGCTGGTCTGCTCGCCGGAAATTCTCATTGCGGATGAACCGACAACAGCACTCGACGTTACCATTCAGGCCCAGATTCTAAGGCTGCTGGATGAATTAAAGCACAAAATGAACGGTTCGCTGATGCTCATAACCCATGATCTTGGCGTTGTGGCGCGTGTGGCAACACGGGTAACGGTCATGTACGCCGGGCAGGTTGTGGAATCAGCTTCCATTTCTGAGCTGTTTAAAGAACCGCTGCACCCCTATACAGAAGGACTGCTCAATTCCGTACCTAGGCTGGGCTGCAAGGAAGATCTCACCCCCATTCCCGGTAATGTTCCAGCCTTGCAAAACCTGCCGCAGGGTTGCAGTTTCCATCCCCGCTGTAAACGGGCTTTTGACCTCTGCCGAGAGCAGAAACCACGTCTTCTAAATATAGAAAACAGACAGGTGCGCTGCTGGCTGCACGCATAG
- a CDS encoding ABC transporter substrate-binding protein, with protein sequence MYMKRPLRLFGIQSSVFRRFFFLLLLISFAGSVQAAVSVTDDFGNAVVLPSPAKRIVALYGSFNEILYAMELGDRLVGRTAADHYPAQIADLPSIGTHMRPNPELIVALKPDLVLQMAGRSQAATALEPLKERGIACAMFKVSSFEEMFSMVRRLGVLTGTPQAGAKLVDSMKSRLSIVAGKYAEGSGKKSVFFEIRYPNLLAAGQGSIVDDIIHRAGGINCVRNSKKIVRMGEEELMRLNPQNYVYQTGRMNPSPVSPDGRSHFKLIDAVRNKRILKVDESVFSRPGPRNVEAVEILADFLFNNKEK encoded by the coding sequence ATGTATATGAAACGTCCGTTGCGGTTGTTCGGCATCCAAAGCTCCGTGTTCCGCAGGTTCTTTTTTCTCCTGCTGCTGATTAGCTTCGCGGGTAGCGTGCAAGCCGCGGTTTCCGTAACCGATGATTTTGGAAACGCGGTCGTTCTGCCGAGTCCGGCGAAACGCATTGTGGCTCTTTACGGTTCGTTCAATGAAATTTTATACGCCATGGAGCTGGGGGACCGTCTAGTTGGGCGCACCGCTGCGGACCATTATCCGGCACAAATTGCAGACTTACCGTCCATCGGCACCCATATGCGGCCTAATCCTGAGCTTATCGTCGCTCTGAAGCCGGATCTTGTATTGCAGATGGCCGGGCGTTCACAGGCGGCAACGGCCCTTGAACCGCTCAAGGAAAGGGGCATCGCCTGTGCGATGTTTAAAGTATCTTCTTTTGAGGAGATGTTTTCCATGGTGCGCAGACTGGGAGTTTTAACCGGAACACCGCAAGCAGGCGCAAAGCTTGTGGATTCAATGAAATCGCGGCTGAGCATAGTTGCCGGGAAGTACGCTGAAGGTTCCGGGAAAAAATCGGTTTTTTTTGAAATACGTTATCCCAACCTGCTGGCTGCAGGGCAGGGATCGATAGTTGATGATATTATCCACCGCGCCGGGGGTATTAATTGTGTGCGTAACAGTAAGAAGATAGTTCGTATGGGCGAGGAAGAACTGATGCGGCTCAACCCGCAAAACTATGTTTATCAGACCGGGCGCATGAATCCTTCGCCGGTAAGCCCGGATGGGCGCTCCCATTTCAAGCTGATTGATGCTGTTCGCAATAAAAGAATTTTGAAGGTGGACGAGTCGGTATTTTCCCGGCCCGGTCCCAGAAATGTGGAAGCCGTAGAGATTCTGGCGGATTTCCTGTTTAATAACAAAGAGAAGTAA
- a CDS encoding aminotransferase class IV has translation MIKKVDSNEYIDAMLSAMRAGTEKVCAFYEHRIGLVCTDPKLMLMPWDDHLVHRGDGVFETMKFVDGKLYQLEPHMRRMKRSARTINLEPPCSWDELSNIILEVAGASGVESGLVRVLLGRGPGGFGIDPYECPVPSLYIVVYKHEPRPDAWFEKGVTAFRSKVPAKQPYLATIKSIDYLPNVLMKINAKEEGFDVPFCFDSLNFLAEGATENVCIVSQDGKLYTPKFTNSLAGTTIARAIQLIEDEIEVDFRAISEDDILLAKEVILCGTSIDAVGVVRFNKKPIHDVRPGPISKRMRELLQKDLHETGTPIIKS, from the coding sequence TTGATTAAAAAAGTAGACAGTAATGAATATATTGATGCCATGCTTTCGGCCATGCGTGCGGGAACTGAAAAAGTCTGTGCATTTTATGAGCACCGCATAGGATTGGTCTGCACCGATCCCAAACTCATGCTCATGCCGTGGGATGACCACCTTGTCCATCGCGGTGACGGTGTGTTTGAAACCATGAAATTCGTGGACGGTAAACTGTACCAGCTTGAACCGCACATGCGCCGCATGAAGCGTTCCGCCCGGACAATCAATCTGGAACCGCCCTGCTCATGGGACGAACTGAGCAATATCATTCTGGAAGTGGCTGGTGCTTCAGGTGTTGAATCCGGTCTGGTACGAGTGCTGCTGGGACGCGGTCCCGGAGGGTTCGGCATTGATCCTTATGAATGCCCGGTCCCGTCACTCTATATCGTAGTGTACAAACACGAGCCCAGACCCGATGCATGGTTTGAAAAAGGTGTAACCGCTTTCAGAAGCAAAGTTCCAGCCAAACAACCATATCTGGCAACAATCAAATCCATCGACTACCTGCCCAACGTGCTGATGAAAATCAATGCCAAGGAAGAAGGTTTCGATGTGCCTTTCTGCTTCGACAGCCTTAATTTCCTCGCTGAGGGAGCCACGGAAAATGTCTGCATAGTCAGTCAGGACGGAAAGCTATACACCCCTAAATTCACCAACTCTCTGGCCGGAACCACCATTGCCCGCGCCATCCAGCTTATTGAAGATGAGATTGAAGTGGATTTCAGGGCCATCTCCGAAGATGACATCCTGCTGGCAAAAGAAGTCATCCTCTGCGGCACGTCCATCGACGCTGTTGGGGTTGTCCGCTTTAATAAAAAGCCTATTCATGATGTCCGCCCCGGACCTATAAGCAAACGCATGCGCGAATTGCTGCAAAAAGACCTGCATGAGACAGGAACACCAATCATAAAAAGCTAA